Proteins from a single region of Cytophagaceae bacterium:
- a CDS encoding helix-turn-helix domain-containing protein has translation MVIEFITKDEFSSFKEELIQELKSIFAEKTSGKKWLKSSEVRKMLSISAGTLQTLRSNGTLPYTKIGGTMYYELKDVESILINNKISA, from the coding sequence ATGGTTATCGAGTTTATAACAAAAGACGAGTTTTCCTCATTTAAAGAAGAACTGATCCAGGAACTAAAAAGCATTTTCGCTGAAAAAACTTCTGGAAAGAAATGGCTTAAATCCAGCGAAGTCAGAAAAATGCTTTCGATCTCTGCCGGTACGCTACAGACACTACGATCCAATGGGACACTGCCCTATACCAAAATTGGCGGTACCATGTATTACGAGCTAAAAGACGTTGAATCGATACTTATAAATAATAAAATTAGTGCTTAG
- a CDS encoding site-specific integrase, whose translation MLKNLSLLFYLKRSKSKSNGDSPIYLRITINGKRSEIATKRYVQPNRWNPDKNRVAGNSEDARGINTYLEVLQSKVYDELTTLTHKGKIITAEVLKNQILGISESQKTLIEAYNFHNQNMKALIGKDYSAKTYSKYLTSLDHLKGFLKKNFKVSDYSLNDLKHSFITEYEFYLKTEANLGTNCSNKYLTHFKKIIRISYENEWIERDPFLSFKMKNEDVQKDFLTENELGVLTSKPFKINRLDQVRDIFAFCCYTGLSFSDAQKLNTDNIIQGVDGKKWIHINRTKNQKKSRIPLLPQSEEILKKYQDHPQCEIKGTCLPMLSNQKMNAYLKEIGDLCGFTKVLTMHIARHTFATWALSSGVPLETVAQILGHSSLKTTQIYAKLTDHKIARDTEILMKMNKPSKKLLKLG comes from the coding sequence ATGCTTAAAAACTTATCACTTCTTTTCTACTTAAAAAGGTCGAAATCCAAATCAAATGGGGACTCTCCCATCTACCTTAGAATTACCATAAATGGTAAGCGTTCTGAAATCGCCACCAAGCGTTATGTGCAGCCAAACAGGTGGAATCCTGACAAGAATCGGGTGGCTGGAAATTCCGAAGATGCAAGAGGAATTAACACCTATCTTGAAGTCCTTCAAAGCAAAGTTTATGATGAATTAACCACTCTCACGCACAAAGGAAAAATCATAACAGCCGAAGTTTTAAAGAATCAGATTTTGGGTATTTCTGAAAGCCAAAAAACCTTAATTGAAGCATACAATTTTCATAACCAAAATATGAAAGCTTTAATTGGGAAAGACTATTCAGCTAAAACCTATTCAAAGTATTTAACTTCTCTGGATCACCTGAAGGGATTTTTAAAGAAAAACTTCAAGGTTTCGGACTATTCATTAAATGACCTTAAACATTCATTTATTACTGAATATGAATTTTACCTCAAAACAGAAGCAAACCTCGGAACCAATTGCTCCAATAAATACTTGACCCATTTTAAAAAAATCATCAGAATTTCTTATGAGAACGAATGGATTGAACGAGACCCATTTTTATCATTTAAGATGAAAAATGAAGACGTACAAAAAGATTTTCTTACTGAAAATGAGCTTGGGGTTCTTACCTCTAAACCATTTAAAATAAACAGGCTTGACCAGGTAAGGGATATCTTCGCATTTTGTTGTTATACCGGCCTTTCATTTTCTGATGCTCAGAAATTAAATACTGATAATATTATCCAGGGTGTGGATGGAAAAAAATGGATACATATCAATAGAACCAAAAACCAAAAGAAATCAAGAATACCATTACTGCCCCAATCAGAAGAAATTTTGAAAAAATACCAGGATCACCCACAATGTGAAATAAAAGGCACTTGCCTTCCGATGTTAAGCAATCAGAAGATGAATGCCTACTTAAAAGAAATAGGTGATCTCTGCGGGTTTACTAAAGTCTTAACCATGCACATTGCCCGGCATACTTTCGCTACCTGGGCTCTTAGCAGTGGAGTACCTTTGGAAACCGTAGCCCAAATTTTAGGACATAGTAGCCTGAAAACAACACAGATTTATGCCAAGCTTACAGACCACAAAATCGCCCGTGATACAGAGATTTTGATGAAAATGAATAAACCTTCAAAAAAACTTTTAAAACTTGGCTAA